TTAGCATGGCCACCAAGCAAGCTTTGAATGGTATGCCGGTCTCTTCCCACTCCTTACCCACCTGAAGTCACTCGCCCTTGCTCATGTCTCCTGACGCGCAGTCGGCCTGCTTCCCTTACCCAGGAAGCCCTCTCTGGGTTCGCCGAAGCCGCGGGCACCGCCTTCGTCAGCCTGGTCGTGTCGGGCCGGGTGGTGACAGCAACTGAGAGCTGGTGGCGGCTGGGGATGCCGGAGGCAGTGCTGATCCCCTGGCTGGTGAGGTCTCTGCCGCCGCAGGCCGCTCGCGACTACCCGGTGTACCTGCCTCACGGGAGCCCCACGGTGAGTGAGTGGGTGGGGCCGGCAGTGGGAAGGTGCGGCTCGGGAGGAGCGCGCAGGAAGAGGTGGGACCCAGAGGCTGTCTCTCAGGGAGGCGGGGCTTGCGATGGAAGAGGCGGCTCTCCGGCCAATCAACATCGCGCCCTGCTTCAGGTTCCTCACCGGCTTCTGACTCTGACACTCCTGCCGGACTTAGAGCTATGTCTTCTCTGTGGGCCGCGCCCTCCCCTCAGCCAGCTGGATGCACAGGTGAATCCGGCACATGTCCTGCTTTTCCCCTATTACACCCTCTACCGGCGAGCCCCGGCCCTTGTCTCAGCACCCTGCCCTGCGAGCGCTCTTGACTCTGGACCCGCCCTTGGTCCCGCCCCCGTCCCTCTCGTAGGCCCCGCCCCCTTGGACTGCTCTTCAATCCTCGTCGCCCCAGCTCGGCCCCTCTTCTTACCGCATCCCTCCAGGCCTAGCCCCTTCCACGGTCCCCTGTGTCCTCCGCCCTTgtggtcccctcccctcctccctggcccagcctccttccccaggTATCCCTCTGACCTCGCCCGCCGGCCCCGCCTCTCTTGCTGACCACGTCCCCTGCAGCTTTTGGACCGCTGGTGGCAGCCACTGCTGGACCTGCTGCGGACCTGCCTGCCGCTGGGACCCCGAGCGCTGCCCGCGGGCTTCCCCCTGCACACGGATATCCTCGGGTAGGGCTCTGGGGGGAGAGTGGGTTGGGGGTCCTCATGCCCTCTTCCCTGGCCGTGACACCCCTTTCCCACAGACTGCTGCTCCTCCACCTGGAACTGAAACGTTGCCTCTTCACCGTGGAGCCTTCGAGGGATAAAGGTGACAGAGAGGAGGGCGTGGCCGGGAGGGGCGTGGGATGGGGAGGGGTTCTCTGTGACCCTGTTATCTTCCTCCTTCAGAACCCTCTCCTGAGCATCGTCGGCGTCTCCTTCGCTCCTTTTATACCCTGGTCACTGCCACGCACTTCCCACCAGGTCAGCGGCGGGCACAGTGCCCCCTTTGCATAGGCTGGGACACAGAATCCCAGCTCACACAAGGTGTGAGTAAAAAGTGGGCTTGGGGAAACTGGTAGAAGACTCCAAACCAGAATCATGAAATGGGCATGGCTGTCCGTGAGGATGGCATGGAAACTGACAGGAAAGGCAGGTAAGGGAGTTCCAAGCCTGTAGGTTTCAGAATCTCCTGGGTAATCCTAATAGTTAATGGAGACCTCATCTCTTACCAagtgcttttctgtttgtttactcACTTCATCGTCATAGGCAAGGGTTACCTCCTGTTACATTATCATGCCTATATTACAAACAAGGAAACAGGCTCAGCAAATACATAGCAGAGCCACAATTCAAACACAGGCCGCCTGGCAACCACATCCACACCCTCCAGCTCTACTGCTGAAAATACTGGCTTTGCCCATAGttgggtggaggaggggtggtAGATTCCATAGACCCCAGGTCTGAAGAAAAAGTTGTCATATAGAACCTGTGAGGCCCAAAGCGACAAGGGAAGGGATCTAGATTGATGCTACAATCTCAGCAAAGATCATGATGAATGTAACAAAATGGTAAAAAAGGTCCACCAGGGAGGGGCAGACAACTGTCCCTTCCTAGCTGGGTAACTCCACCTCCCCCCACCTGCTTCCCACAAATAAGTGGGGCAGGGTCCTCAAAAGGAGCTCTTCCCtggagcccagtgcctggcaccagGTAAGCATCTCCTATCTGTTTGTGATCTGTATTGCCTGGGGCTACACACAGTATCCCCAGGAAAGAGAGAACGGAGGCAAGGTGGGAAGCAGGGGAGAGTCTGTGACCTTCTCAGGTCCTGACAGCTGCCTGGAGCTGTGAGCCTCTCCCCTGTCAGGAGTCAAACTTAGGCCCAGGATGGGGTGCAGGGGTGGTTCCTGCAGGTTGGCATCCTAGTTATCCAGGCCCCACTGGTTACCTCGGTCCCTCCTGTCATCCTTTCAGAGCCTGGGCAGCCAGAGAAGGTGGAGGCGGCGGCCCACCGGGCCCAGGTGCCAAGAGCCTGCTACCTGGTGTCAGGGGCTGAGGAGCAGGGCACAGGATGGCGGCTGGTGGCCCTGCAGTTGGGGCCacggcggctgctgctgctgctgtctgcTCAGAGTCCCACATATGGGCTGAGGGGCCTGGCCACCCACACTCTGCATGCCCTCACCCCGCTCCTCTGACCGCTGGTTGTGAGTGCCAGACACAGACATGGACGTGGGGCTGTTAGCGTCTCTCTGTTTATTCGCTCACAATAATACACGGCCCCtggatggggagggggcaggaggggctacaacagggtggggtgggaggggaggaggtgcccacttccctggcccctctcccctctgtgcttcggggggaaagggagggagggggctcaCCCTCACCCCCCAAGAATGTAAACAGCAGcagatgaacaaaaataaaaatacaaaaggcCGGAGGAAGGTCCTAGGCATCCCTCCACCCTGGGGTCTTCCCTGTCACCAGCGGAGGTCCCCTCACTGCCCCATCCACCAAAGCTGCCTCAGTCCTGGGGCTGCCCAGTGCCGGCCACATCCCCGGGGGCAGAGTCCAGGGCTCAGAACTGCTGGGCCAGCAGCTCACATAGGTGACGGGAGACGGGCTCCTTGCTGGTGCGCAGGGTCAGCCGGTACATCTAGGGGAGACGGGGActcagggaggaggcagaggcatgGGGCAGGCCATGTGGAAGAGGATGGGGATCCCGGGGGGAAGGGGATACAGGGCAGATAATGATGAGAGAATAAGGATCAAGTGGTCAGAAAGGTGACATAAGGAACAAGGGCGACAGAGGAGGTaaagaatgaaaagtaaaagAGAGGCCAAAGTAAAAAGGgtatgagaaatgaaaatcagggaggaaaagggagaggaagacCAGAAGATACAGACaggagggagacaggagaggaagaaaacagGGACAGAGCAGAAGGACGTGGTTAAAAACTGAGGCAGGAGGGGCCAGGTGCAGAGAACGCACACAAAGCAGGGGGCCTCCCAAACCACCACTCACCTGAGCCTGGGCGTTGGGCTCCAGCCGGAGCAGACAGCCCACCTGCAGGGCTTTAGTCTGGATGATTCCAGCCCCAACGAAGTTCTCAGGGTTGGGGTCCACATTGTCCAGAAGAGCAGAGCCAAACCCCAGGAGCTGGGGAGGAAGTGGGAAGTGCTGTCAGAGGGTGCCCCATCTCTGTTAGCTCCCAGATGGTGGCATACTGGTTCCCCCGAACCCTTGAGAGTAGGAactggccccattttacagataagaaaacaggctcagagaatcTGAGCAGCCACCGCTCCCCAAATCCCAGAGTTagggagaggcagggctgggatgtTAGCCCCCGCGGTGCCTCTCCTGTCTTGTCTCACCTTGGCCTTAGTGACCTCTGCATCCATGGGGTGGTTGGCTTTGAAGATTTTCTGCGCCTCCTGTTGGGGGCTGGGAGCCGGGAAAGATTCAAGTCAGGGACCTGGAAGCCCCAGTTCCACCCACCCTGAGGGCGGCTTTGGCTctacccccccaacccccaccgcGGCTCACAGGCTCAGCTGCTTCCAACGCTGGAAGAAGTCCTGGGCTGCCATCTCCGTTGGTTGGAAGAACTTGTTGATGGTCACAGGGAGCTTCAGGGTGAGAGACTGGGGGGCGCCCCCGTACCTggcgggagaggagggagggctggCTCAGACCACGCCCCTGCCCCGGAAGCCCCGCCCACCAGGCCGCGCCCCTCACCTTTCTCACCTGAAGCGCACTGACAGGAGCGGGGGCGTCAGGAAGTCCCGCAGACACTCGATGTTGAGCACCTGCTGCACCTGCGCCCCACCGTCCACCTGCGAGGCCACCCGCTTGGTCTGCACAGCCAGCTGTGCCCGCTCATGGTCAAGGAAGCCAGATACAGGAGCGGCCTGGGGGTTGGGGCCTTCATCATCATCACTTGATGGTTCAGGACTTTCCTGAAGCCCCAGCCTGCAGGCCTCCGAGGGGCCCGGCCCTGCTCTCCCAGGCACAACCTACAAGGCCCAGGTCTTAAGTCCTTCCTAAGCCAAATCGCTGATTCACCCCCTGGGTGCCTTCTCTGGCCGCCCATGATGGCCTCGACCACCTCCATTATGACACACGTCACCATACACACCATACACGTCACCCTCCGTGGCTCTGAAGGCTGACCTgcgtttgaatcctggttcttaCTACCTTGGTGACTGCAGGCAAGTCACTTGATTTCTCTTagtctcatctgcaaaatggacatCGTGTCCTCAGCATTCAGTGAAATAATCCAGAACAAGTACTGGTCAGTGTGTTGACACAAAAATGGTGGCGGTGCTGTCAGCCATCACCATGTACCTTTGTGTCAACCATCCATTGGCAAGAAAGGATGGGGACTTCCATATGCAtctctcccctgcccctgcccaacACAGAGCTGAGGCCTCTGGAAATGTTGATGAATGAAGCAAAGAACTGAAAAGGTCCTCAAAGTTTTGGGGACTAGCCACTAATTTCCCAGttgcagaaactgaggcccagattaGGGGGACGGGGGACTGACACTGCTCAAGCACTTCCTTTATGCCAGCCACACCTCCAAGGTCTCCCAAACACACTGATCTTTAAAACAACTCtgtgagaaggaagaggaggaccgATGCTTCACAGAAGGGATAGCAAGGTTCAGAGAGGCCAAGTGACTAGCCCAGGTCACAAAGCAGAAGGCCCTGGTCAGCATCAAGAGCCCCAGGCCTGGCACTTGAGGGCAGGAGGCACTGCTGCAGTCATGGGTGTGGAGTCCGCGGTTGGGACATGAAAGAGGCCTGACACAtgagctgaggcccagagcagcTGGGATTCCAGAAGTAACACCTACATCCTTATCACATCACTGTCATCTCCTGTCCCGGGGAAGAGGCTCACCCCATCTTACGGATGACACTAAATCTCAGAGAAGTACCACGTGCTCAGGCTCTGAAGTAAGAAAGCCGAATGGGGGTCTGGACCTGGGTTCATCTGTTTCCCAGCTGCCGGGAAAGCAGACCTGGAGGGGCCGGGCTGGAGCCAAGGGGCTGGACCACGTTGAGAGGATATGAGTCTGGAGGTCTCCAGGGTGGACAACCGTGGGCGAGAAGTTCTGGAACTGCACCGAAGTCTTGTTGCCATAGAAGAGATACATGCGGCCTGCAGAGGGTTGGGAAGAGGCAGGGCTCCATCTGAGTTCCTTCCATCCCCTTCTCAAGCCAAGGTCTCTCCAAAACCCACCCCCACCAATTCACCCACTGGACGCACCCAAGTTCTGCCGGAACTCTGACTTGACACCAATTTGCAACAGCTGGTTCTCAAATAGGACCCCGTTGTTCCGGCACACGAACCTGGGTGGGGGTGATGAGGGCTCAGGACAGGTACTCCTCCTGGGCCCTGCTCTGTGCTCTCCATTTGTCCCCAGTGCCCTCCCCAACCTCACCCACCACTCACTTATTGAGCAGTTCATCGGCTTCTGGGATGGGCGGGCCAATGTCCTCAGGACCTGGGCTGAGGGCAGGAAAGAAGGGAGATGGGAGGGTGATTGGGGCCTAGAGATAAAGGCCCAGAGCTAATAGTGGGAGATAGCAAGCCCTGAAATGACAGAACCCCAGAATCCTTATACCCACATTCCCCAAAGAATCCCAGGGTCAGCCTGGCAATTGCCTCTGATGGGAACAGGTCCCTGGCAGGTGCTGTCACCCCTGCACCCCCTGTAACAGAGGGCACTGACTTTTACTCCCCTCTAAGTCCTTGCCTCTGCAGTTCATCAGGAACCCCTTGACAACAGCTCCCAGTCCCCTAGCCCTCCCTGGGGACACGAGtctgccccccaaccccctgaGGCCACCCCTTACTCAGCAGCTGGAGCTGGGTCAGCCAGCAAAGCCATGGGGCTCTCAGGGGCAGGCGGCTCCAGCTCGCTGGGCCATCCAATCCCAGAGCAGACAAGAGAAGACAGGCGTGGCAGGCAGCCAATCCCAGAGAGGCAGCAAGAGGgcagaagaaggagagagagggaggagggaaggagagaaggaagagcaggCTGAGACGTGGTGATGGGAAAGGACAACAGGGGGGCCAGGGTGAGCCAAGAGTCCAGAGTGgtccagaggaagggaggaggctgagggaggCGGCAGCCAGGGTGGACAGAGGCTCAGGGACAGGGAGAGGGCAGATGGAAAGGGGACAGCCCTGGGCCCAAGGTGGGCGGTACCTGAGGAAGGCCTCCTCGGGGGTgggccccaggctgggctgggcggcCGGGCCATCAGAGAAGACGTCCACCAGGAGGTTGCCTGCACCCAAAGGAGCCGGGGGTGCCGCTGGCGGAGGGGCTGCCCGCAGCCCCAGGAGGTCGGCAGAGGGAGAGGGCGTCGACTGCAGGGAATGCAGGGGCAGGTAAGGAGAGAGGACGGCCTGGCCACAGGGCCTGCCCCTGCGGACCGGCCTCTCGGGACTCACCACGGTGCTGGGGGTGGGCTCCACGCCCCCGTTGATGTCATGGCTGCTGGGGTCCCTCCGGCCATCATCCAGAGCACTGCCAGCCCCGGGCCCCTTCTTGCGTTTCAGCTTGGCCAGGATGGATGACTCGCGCTCCGGGAAGGGTGGCATCTCCTCCAGCACCGTGGCCTACGGGGGGTCGGGAGCAGGAGCAGGTCAGGGACAGGCATCAGCTCTGGACTTGGGGAGGAGGGGCGCATGGGGACCAGGACTCTGACCAGGACATCCGTGCTGGCCACCGAGCTGAGGGTGAGGTACTCGACGGCGCGCTGCTGCAGCTCCACGTCAGCATTGCGCAGCTGGGAGCCGGCCCGCAGCACGCCCTGGATGGTGGCCTTGGTCTCCGGGAAGAGGTTGATGAACTTGATGTAGGTGGACAGCAGCAGGGCCCGTGTGGCCACACTGCACAGGTGGAACTTGGAGTGCAGCAGAGAAAACTGCACTGGGGGGCTGTCCGGGGGGCACAGCGTCAGCGGGCAGCCGGCTCCACCGCCCTCTCCTGGAAATCCCCATGAGAGGTCCCGCCTCCCTCGGTGGGACCCTTCCCCAGACCCCAGGTGGCCCCAGGACCCAGACCCCTCAGGAGTGTGTGTGTTCACCCCGTCACCTGGAGCGGGGGTCGCCAGCAATCAGATTCCCAAACTCCCCAAGGATGTAGCCGCCAACCTTCACCATGTTCTCATGGCAGGCGGGGGCCTGGAGCGCCTGGGAGGCAGGAACGGGGCGGTTGAGGACAGAGGTGAGTGGTGCAATCTGGGCTCAGGAATGCTCCATGTGCGCCAGGCGCCGTGCTAAGCCCCTGACTCCTATTAACTGTGGAACCCTCGTGACTCCATGATGTGGGTGGGTTTGGAGAtggggaaaatgaggcacagagtggttgaGGGACTGGCCTGAGTGCACAAAGGGAGTAAAATGGGGCAGAATGGGTCCCCCTTTTGGGGCAGAGGGAGTGGGAAACGGTGGGACCTGAGGCCTGGCGGTTACAGACTGGGTGCCCACGCCCATGCTCTACTGACCCTCACATCAGCCCAGGAAGGCCAAGGCCCctctgaggaggaggaagcaggatgGAGGTCTGGGCTAGCTGGGCCCACCGCCCCTATTGTCCTTGCACTGCCTCGATGCCCCATCATGGGGGTGTTGGGGGTGCTGACCTCAAAGACAGTCTTGGCAGCGTAGCCCTGGACATCGTCGCGGTTGGTGACGATCTGCAGCACGCGGTACCACACCTCCTCGCTCACGTAGTCGCCCGCGATGCGGATGAGGTTGAGGATGGTGTCCACGTACCAGCTGTAGTCCACAGCGTACTTCTCGGCCAGGATGGCCACCTTCAGGACCTGTCAGCCGGGGAGGGAAGACGGGTGTGCGAGTGTGCCCACAGGGCCAGTTGGGGTGTGGACTCACTCAATCTGGGCTCAGCACGTCCCTGTCTTCAGGTGCCCCGGGAGTCTGGGCACCTGGCCCTTCCCAGGACTCACGATCTCTTCGCGGATGGCGTAGTCGGCTGTCTCCAGGTACCGCAGCATCTCTGACACGATCTGCTTGGCATTGCTCCGGTCGCACATGGCGTAGAGGAGGTCGGCCGCCCGCTGTCGCACGCTGACATCCCGCTCCGTCTGAGGGAGGAGAGCAGGTATGGTGTGTTCTAGGTGCCCCGCTGGCATAGGACTGGCCACCCCCCAGCCTCTGAGCACCCAAACCTCTCTGAGGGAGCAGAGGGGACACAGGCCAGGTCTGTGTGGCCAGGGCAGGTTCCCAGAGGTCCCACCTTAAGGGCATTGATGACAGTGTCAATGTGGGTCTTGACTGCCTCGTGGGAGAACTCAGAACTGGCCAGCGTGCACATGCTCTCCAGGGCCAGGTAGCGCAGGTTGGTCTCTCGGTGCTGCAGGAACTGGCCCAGCTGATTACAGGCCCGCACCAGGAGGTTGGGCTCACTaccagggagagaaaaagagacgaAGGTTGGGTGGGGGGGGCACACAGACGACACCAGGGGATGGAGGACCTGGCCTTGGCTGATCCATCACACATCCCCCTGGGGACCCAAGTCTTATGCATGCCCTCTGTCCAGTCATGACCACTCCTGGTGACCTGGACACCTGGGCCGCTGAACCCAAATAAAGACATCCAGAAATTCTGCCCCTCAGGAGGGGACCAGCACCAACTGGGCAGGGTCATGTATCGCAACTTCATCATCCTCCGACCTAAGAGTCACTTTCCCAGACCCCTCCCCTAGGGCCCAGGCACTCAGGCTCCCAGCGCCTTCCTCCCTCAGACCCCAGAGTCAGACCCTGGACCCCTCCTCTCTCAGACCCGAGAGTCCGGGCCTCCAGACCCCTTTCCCAGGCCaggctccctgcccccagcaggcACCTGTCGTAGTGGATGATGAGACTGATGGTCTCGAAGAGGATGGCGTTCTTGGCGTTGGAGTGTTGGACCTTCTTGGACTTGGGTGGCTCCTGGGCCTTGTTGAGCACAGTCTCCAGGCACTCCACCAGCCGCCCCTTCACGGCCGCATCCTCTGGGGAAACAGAGGCCATGCTCCGGGGCTGAGTGATCTGACGGCCCGGCCCGCCTGCCAGGGGCAGGGGCCAAGCCACGGCTCCCACCCTCCAGAGCTGCGGGCCCTGCAGCTTTGAGCTGGGGTGTCTACTCCCTTAAGCCCTTCCTGGGCCCCGAGGTGATCAGGGGCAGTGGGAGACAGCTGGCAGAGTACACGGCCCCAGACCTGACATTCTGCCTGTCGGGCAAGAGGCTCTATCCCTGGGAGCCCCAGTTTTCCTTTCTGCAGCACCGAGGCTCTTCGGGAGTCTCACAGAGCCAAGAAAACTCCCAGAACCTTCCCCAGAGACACTCCCAAAGCCGGACCTTCCCAAGGAGGGATCTGAGTGCCTGACAGACAGTTGCCAGCCAGGAGCTCACACAAAACCCAGCACTGCCGTTGCCTCACAGATGAGGCAACAGCACGTGGAAAGAACAGCTGTCAAGTGTTCCAGCAAAAAATGTTGCACCCAAATTGATCAGGAAATTCACCAGCTAGAGGAACAAGCTAAAGGCAGCAACCAGCCAAATCCAGAACACGGGACACGCTGCAAACCAAAGCTCTTCAAACACAGGCAGTAGGGGCGGGACTAACCCggatggggaaaaaatgacaaaGACATAATCATATTTAATTTGTGGTCCTAGATTCTATTTtttaagccataaaaataaagCTTTGGACAATGAAGGCAGTTTGCTGCCTGGATAGCAGATGACCCTGAGGTTACTCTGAATCTTCTCAGGTGTGATAAGACCATTGTGGTTTTGCACAGTGGTCTTAATCCTAGGGAAATGTCTGCGGAGAAATTTGGGGGTAAGGGGGACTGTTATGATGTCTGCAACTTATTTGCAAGTAATTTGGCACGTGGCATGTCTGAGAATGTGAGTGAACAAGGGAGCAAATCCAGTGAAGGGGCAAAGCTCTGCTGAGCCGGGGGGGGGCAGCTGGGTGGTCGGTAAACTGTTCTCCCAAGTtatctttctgttttgaaattttttattaaCAAAAGGCAGGAGTGAAAGCCAGCATCATGGACTAAAGGAGAAAATTCTTCCAGATTAAAAGAGACTTACGAGAAATTATAATCAAATTGGATACTTTGATCTTGATTAGATCCCAGTTTGAACCAGCTGTGAAGGACATTTTGGGGAGCAGGAGGAAAAGCTGTAGTGGGTATCAGAGAACCTTAGAGAATCATTTAGTTTTAAGTATGAACACAGACTTGCTGTTGTGAACGAAAATGCCCGCAGTTTGTAGAAACGCATATTTCAAAGTAAGACATCACGACGTCTGTAATTAACTTTTGAATATTTCAGAGATACATAACAAAATAGGAGCATGCATACACAGCAAAATGTGAGGTCTAGGTGATGGACAGTCTACTTGTTTGTACGTTGGAAAATATTTTCGTAatccattgtaaaaaaaaaatcacatgggaATAAATTGGAGCTAGCCCAGCAGCGTCTGCTCGCGGCCACAGCTGCAATTCCTCCCACGGTGACAGGGATCCGAGCTGGTGAGGTGCCCATAATGGGCACACCCCAAAATTACGAGGTGGGGCTTCAGAGACGGAAGGGGCTTAGTTTCTGCCTGTGCCCTTCCTTACAGGGTGAGAAAGAGACCGAGTGGGGAAGAGGCTTCCCCTGGGCCTCACGACAAAATTCACCCCTGGCTTTCATAGGCTGGGAGGGGCCTTTGGTGTCAACGACATCATACACTCCATTACAGTGTatgcatgcgtgcacacacacacatgctcacacagtTAGCTGTGAAGGTTCAGCCGCTGGCCCCTGACAGATGCTCAGCACCCTGGATGAATCAGAGGGAATGGTTTTCtcaagcacttactgtgtgccaagcacctcTGCACATGGGGTCCCCAAAACTGCACTGTGAGGTCAGACTGCTGAGGATCCGGAAGCTCAGGGGAGCCACGCCCACATGGTACAGGGAGAGGCTTAGAGCACAGACGCAAGAGTCTGGCTCCTCCTCACTGCCTGGGTCTGGAAAGGCGCTCTCACCccgaagcctcagtttccctgtgagCATATGGCAGGGACGGCTGCCCCTCGCCAGCTGTGTCGGGAGGGCTAGACACCGCCGGTGCAAGACCTGGCTCACTGCAGGCCCCTGACTCTACACCAGTGGTCATGACCCTGAGCCACGAGGACACGAAAACCCCTAACAGAGCTACATGAATTCAAACTGCATGGCCTGGAATCGCCCCTTGATTGCTGGGTGCCTTGGCCAAGGCTTTCCCCGTCCAAGCCTCggggtcctcatctgtaaaacagatgtGACGACGGCCCCTACATTACAGGGCTGGAGCATGAGTCCTCTTTGCAAGGACCCTGGCCTACAATGGGGAGTCCACAAGCATCAGCAATTTGGCTGATTCTCTGTGCTGGGCGGGGCGCACTCCCCATCTATGCTGCCCCCAGACTGCCCCCAACAGTCTCATACAACATACTCTTCCTGAGCCTCCGTGGGTGGGGTCTGGGCTCAGGACTGCTCCCACTGCCGCACTGGAACCTAGGCTAGAGGCACCAGCCCCACTTCAGACAAATCCAGACCCAGACCCACAGTGCCCAGCCAGCCCATCAGCCCGGCTACCAGTCGGAAGCCCCCCGACCCCAGCCTAGGGGGCTTGGAGGTACCTGGTGGAGGATAGCACTGGAGCAGCCGCAGGAGTTTCACCGAGAGCCAGGGCGCCGGGACAAAGTAGTAGGTGTAGTCCTGGAGGTCAGTGGAGGCCGAGGAGACAATCTGGGGGCAGAGGACGGGGACAAGGTATGGGTCGGGGCACGGGGAGGGGTGGCTGGGGCAGCATGACAGTTTTCTGGAGCAGAAACCAGAGGTTTTGGGAGGAGGGTGAGGAAGCCCCGGACATAAGAGCGAGTGACTGGATGGATCTGGGACTAAGCTGGGGCTGGCTAATTTTTTCCACATAAAGCTGGTGTTGGGTGGATGCAGAATCTTGGCCCACCTGGTCCCCTTCTGTGAACTCCAACTCTGTACTTCACAATGCCCCAGGCTACCTCCACTAGCACACAGACCACACCGGGAGAGGGCTTCCCTGTGCTCCCTCCCAACACTGGAAGCTACTCAGGGGCAGGAATTGGTCTGATGCCTTCCCAGGTCCCTGGGACCTCCTACAAAGTCAGACACGAGAAAGGTTCAGGGAAGGGGT
This genomic interval from Vicugna pacos chromosome 9, VicPac4, whole genome shotgun sequence contains the following:
- the FUZ gene encoding protein fuzzy homolog isoform X3, encoding MFGQNLEVQLSSARTEDTIVVWKSFHDSITLIVLSSEEGTSELRLERLLQMVFGAMVLLVGLEELTNIRNVERLKKELRASYRLIDSFLGDSELIGDLTQCVDCVVPPEGSLLQEALSGFAEAAGTAFVSLVVSGRVVTATESWWRLGMPEAVLIPWLVRSLPPQAARDYPVYLPHGSPTVPHRLLTLTLLPDLELCLLCGPRPPLSQLDAQLLDRWWQPLLDLLRTCLPLGPRALPAGFPLHTDILGLLLLHLELKRCLFTVEPSRDKEPSPEHRRRLLRSFYTLVTATHFPPEPGQPEKVEAAAHRAQVPRACYLVSGAEEQGTGWRLVALQLGPRRLLLLLSAQSPTYGLRGLATHTLHALTPLL
- the FUZ gene encoding protein fuzzy homolog isoform X1, with the protein product MGEEGTEGTVHLLCLAASSGVPLFCRSSRGGAPARQQLPFSVIGSLNGVHMFGQNLEVQLSSARTEDTIVVWKSFHDSITLIVLSSEEGTSELRLERLLQMVFGAMVLLVGLEELTNIRNVERLKKELRASYRLIDSFLGDSELIGDLTQCVDCVVPPEGSLLQEALSGFAEAAGTAFVSLVVSGRVVTATESWWRLGMPEAVLIPWLVRSLPPQAARDYPVYLPHGSPTVPHRLLTLTLLPDLELCLLCGPRPPLSQLDAQLLDRWWQPLLDLLRTCLPLGPRALPAGFPLHTDILGLLLLHLELKRCLFTVEPSRDKEPSPEHRRRLLRSFYTLVTATHFPPEPGQPEKVEAAAHRAQVPRACYLVSGAEEQGTGWRLVALQLGPRRLLLLLSAQSPTYGLRGLATHTLHALTPLL
- the FUZ gene encoding protein fuzzy homolog isoform X2; amino-acid sequence: MGEEGTEGTVHLLCLAASSGVPLFCRSSRGGAPARQQLPFSVIGSLNGVHMFGQNLEVQLSSARTEDTIVVWKSFHDSITLIVLSSEEGTSELRLERLLQMVFGAMASYRLIDSFLGDSELIGDLTQCVDCVVPPEGSLLQEALSGFAEAAGTAFVSLVVSGRVVTATESWWRLGMPEAVLIPWLVRSLPPQAARDYPVYLPHGSPTVPHRLLTLTLLPDLELCLLCGPRPPLSQLDAQLLDRWWQPLLDLLRTCLPLGPRALPAGFPLHTDILGLLLLHLELKRCLFTVEPSRDKEPSPEHRRRLLRSFYTLVTATHFPPEPGQPEKVEAAAHRAQVPRACYLVSGAEEQGTGWRLVALQLGPRRLLLLLSAQSPTYGLRGLATHTLHALTPLL